The proteins below are encoded in one region of Bacteroides uniformis:
- a CDS encoding MGH1-like glycoside hydrolase domain-containing protein: MLKHILLVSLLSFSTLPLLKAQSCGNDEKYHLPYKNTYVKEPLVTENEYRVAKPETIVPKSFEEARQILPNPIWGGHDKELEMYWKAWEIAIGNIRAPQAGSGFVSSYLDTAYNGNIFMWDSSFILMFARYGTRFFPFQNTLNNFYAKQHPDGFICREIKADGADCFERYDPVSTGPNLMPWCEMVYFHQFGDTERLHKIFPVLCAYYKWLKLNHTWRNGTYWSSGWGTGMDNMPRVPSEYSPIYSHGHMIWLDTNLQQLFTANLLLEMGFYLERWQEIEEFEDEAKMLGKYIHDNLWDEKTGFLYDQYADGTLCTTKGIGAYWALFTDVLDSVQLDRMVKELDNPATFNRKHRIPSLSADNPKYKENGRYWQGGVWPGTNYMVMQGLVQKGYGKLAREICLNHYAQVFEVYKKTGTFWEYYAPESAEPGFMARDNFVGWAGLPPIAELIEFIIGIRGDYAKKQIIWDMNLTEINGIERYPFGPEGLISLKAEARRSASDEPRITVDSNIDFELCVLYGGKEKKINVTSGKHTY, from the coding sequence ATGTTGAAACACATTTTATTGGTAAGCTTGCTTTCTTTTTCCACTCTCCCTTTGCTGAAAGCTCAGAGCTGTGGCAATGATGAAAAGTATCATTTGCCTTATAAAAATACATATGTAAAGGAACCGCTGGTCACTGAAAATGAGTATCGTGTGGCAAAACCTGAGACGATTGTGCCGAAAAGCTTCGAAGAAGCTCGGCAGATTCTTCCCAATCCCATTTGGGGTGGACATGACAAGGAACTTGAAATGTATTGGAAGGCATGGGAAATAGCTATCGGCAATATTCGTGCTCCTCAAGCAGGCTCGGGTTTTGTCTCAAGCTATTTGGATACAGCTTATAATGGTAATATCTTTATGTGGGATTCCTCTTTCATTCTGATGTTTGCCCGCTATGGTACCCGTTTCTTTCCTTTCCAGAATACGCTGAACAACTTTTACGCCAAGCAGCATCCCGACGGTTTCATTTGCCGTGAAATAAAGGCGGATGGTGCCGATTGCTTTGAACGCTATGATCCGGTGAGTACCGGACCGAATTTGATGCCTTGGTGTGAGATGGTCTATTTCCATCAGTTTGGTGATACGGAACGCCTGCACAAGATATTTCCGGTACTTTGTGCTTATTATAAGTGGTTGAAATTGAACCATACTTGGAGAAATGGAACCTACTGGTCAAGCGGATGGGGGACCGGCATGGATAATATGCCCCGTGTTCCGTCGGAATACAGCCCTATCTACAGTCACGGGCATATGATTTGGTTAGATACAAACCTACAGCAATTATTTACTGCCAATTTACTACTTGAGATGGGCTTTTATCTGGAACGTTGGCAAGAGATAGAAGAGTTTGAAGACGAAGCCAAAATGCTGGGAAAATATATCCATGACAATCTTTGGGATGAAAAGACCGGTTTCCTTTATGACCAGTATGCTGACGGTACGCTCTGTACAACTAAGGGAATAGGTGCCTATTGGGCTCTGTTTACTGATGTATTGGATTCTGTACAGTTGGACCGTATGGTGAAGGAATTGGATAATCCTGCCACATTCAACCGGAAACACCGTATTCCTTCTTTGTCTGCCGATAATCCCAAGTACAAGGAGAATGGCCGTTATTGGCAGGGTGGCGTATGGCCGGGAACTAATTACATGGTGATGCAGGGCCTTGTGCAGAAAGGTTATGGTAAACTGGCACGGGAGATTTGTTTGAATCATTATGCCCAGGTGTTTGAGGTCTATAAGAAGACTGGAACTTTTTGGGAATATTATGCTCCGGAAAGTGCTGAGCCGGGATTTATGGCAAGGGATAATTTTGTGGGTTGGGCAGGACTTCCTCCTATTGCTGAATTGATAGAATTTATTATCGGTATTCGGGGAGATTATGCCAAAAAGCAGATTATCTGGGATATGAATTTGACGGAGATTAACGGCATAGAACGCTATCCTTTTGGTCCCGAAGGGCTTATCTCCTTAAAAGCTGAAGCACGCCGTTCTGCAAGTGATGAACCCCGTATCACAGTAGATTCTAATATTGATTTTGAACTGTGTGTACTCTATGGTGGAAAAGAGAAAAAGATAAATGTGACATCCGGTAAGCATACCTATTAA
- a CDS encoding alkaline phosphatase encodes MTKILRICIVMLLAVLLLPVELSAQSRRDKEQTYVLDQPYEVTKITPPQGKKIKNVILMIGDGMSLMHVYSAWTANRGKLFLDNCQVVGLSKTYCANKLITDSGAGGTAIATGQKTNYHSVGVDTEGRPLKSLVDLAAAKGKSTGIAVTCRLWDATPADFCCHNKDRDAEAEIVADYVNCSADYVFGGGAKLFENREDGRDLFKELRDKGFQTPRSWDELAGIKSGKVFAVPYPVDTPLPAERGDLLARASLKGIELLDQNKNGFFMMIEGSQLDDYGHFNDIDLLMQETHDFDRTIGAIYEWAAKDGETLVVVTADHETGGLTLIDGDLAEGRIVCKFSTGGHSGVMVPVYAFGPGAEEFTGIFENTAIFDKIKKLLNL; translated from the coding sequence ATGACTAAGATATTAAGAATATGTATCGTTATGCTCTTGGCAGTCTTGCTACTGCCGGTAGAGTTATCGGCACAAAGCCGCCGTGATAAAGAACAGACCTATGTTTTGGACCAACCTTATGAGGTGACAAAGATTACCCCTCCCCAGGGCAAGAAGATAAAGAATGTCATCTTGATGATTGGTGATGGCATGAGTCTTATGCACGTATATTCTGCCTGGACAGCCAATCGAGGCAAGTTGTTTTTGGATAACTGCCAGGTAGTGGGTTTGTCTAAAACCTATTGTGCCAACAAGCTGATTACAGACTCGGGAGCGGGTGGAACAGCCATAGCTACGGGGCAGAAGACAAACTATCATTCTGTGGGTGTAGATACCGAAGGACGTCCTTTGAAATCATTGGTAGACCTGGCTGCTGCTAAAGGTAAATCGACCGGTATAGCGGTGACTTGCCGTCTGTGGGATGCCACTCCTGCTGATTTTTGTTGCCATAACAAGGATAGGGATGCGGAAGCTGAAATCGTAGCAGATTACGTTAATTGCAGTGCCGATTATGTATTCGGTGGAGGTGCCAAGCTTTTCGAAAACCGTGAAGATGGACGTGACTTGTTTAAGGAACTACGCGATAAAGGATTTCAGACTCCTCGCAGTTGGGATGAATTGGCTGGCATAAAGAGTGGTAAGGTATTTGCCGTACCTTATCCCGTCGATACTCCTCTTCCTGCTGAACGTGGCGACCTTTTGGCACGTGCTTCATTGAAAGGTATCGAATTGCTGGACCAAAATAAAAACGGTTTCTTTATGATGATAGAAGGTTCGCAGCTGGATGACTACGGACACTTCAATGACATTGATTTGCTGATGCAGGAAACACATGACTTTGACCGTACTATCGGTGCCATTTATGAATGGGCTGCCAAGGATGGAGAAACATTGGTAGTAGTTACTGCAGACCATGAGACTGGTGGACTTACGTTGATTGATGGAGATTTGGCAGAAGGCAGAATCGTATGTAAGTTCTCTACCGGTGGTCATAGCGGTGTAATGGTACCAGTGTATGCTTTTGGTCCCGGTGCAGAGGAGTTTACAGGGATTTTTGAAAATACTGCTATCTTTGACAAGATAAAAAAACTGCTCAATTTGTAA
- a CDS encoding endonuclease/exonuclease/phosphatase family protein codes for MRKLFLLFLPLFAASCGQVKQQAPAPEPVNVMSFNIRYDNPEDSLDNWQYRKDRAANAIRFYDVDILGTQEVLHNQLEDLKQRLPEYGVIGVGREDGKEKGEYSALWYKKDRFNLLDSGYFWLSETPEVAGSKGWDGACERIASWAKLQDKVSGKEFFALNTHLDHVGVAARREGISLMLDKVNELSGNLPVVVTGDFNASPESDVIKHVTDPSNPEHLTDARQASAIVYGPAWSFHDFGKIPYDKRPLIDYVFVRNGLKVLRYGVLAETENNAFLSDHAPILVTVE; via the coding sequence ATGAGAAAGTTATTTTTGTTATTTTTACCTTTGTTCGCTGCATCATGCGGACAGGTGAAGCAGCAGGCGCCTGCACCAGAGCCCGTTAATGTCATGAGTTTCAATATTCGCTATGACAATCCGGAAGATAGCTTGGACAACTGGCAATACCGTAAAGACCGCGCGGCAAATGCCATCCGTTTTTATGATGTGGATATATTGGGTACGCAAGAAGTACTTCATAATCAGTTGGAAGACCTTAAACAACGATTGCCGGAATACGGAGTCATCGGTGTAGGTCGTGAAGATGGAAAGGAAAAGGGTGAATATAGTGCACTCTGGTATAAGAAAGATCGTTTCAACTTGCTGGATTCTGGCTATTTCTGGTTGAGCGAGACTCCTGAAGTTGCCGGTTCCAAGGGCTGGGATGGAGCTTGTGAGCGTATCGCTTCATGGGCAAAACTGCAAGATAAAGTAAGTGGCAAGGAGTTCTTCGCATTGAATACCCACTTGGATCATGTAGGTGTTGCTGCACGTCGTGAAGGTATAAGCCTTATGCTGGATAAAGTAAATGAGTTGAGTGGTAACTTACCCGTAGTAGTAACGGGCGACTTTAATGCTAGTCCGGAATCGGATGTCATCAAACACGTGACTGACCCTTCCAATCCGGAACACTTGACAGATGCACGCCAGGCATCGGCAATTGTTTATGGTCCGGCATGGAGTTTCCATGATTTCGGAAAGATTCCTTACGATAAACGTCCGCTGATTGATTACGTTTTTGTACGTAATGGACTGAAAGTTTTGAGGTATGGTGTATTGGCTGAAACAGAGAATAATGCTTTCCTCTCCGACCATGCCCCTATTTTAGTAACGGTTGAATAA